From Aedes albopictus strain Foshan unplaced genomic scaffold, AalbF5 HiC_scaffold_679, whole genome shotgun sequence, the proteins below share one genomic window:
- the LOC109403286 gene encoding dnaJ homolog subfamily C member 30, mitochondrial — translation MSIWKSSNVINSLLNQSKLNVESKGQSAVYLLVHRCISLCNILQRSHYDSLGLTPRATQNDIKQAYYKLSKLYHPDKNEGCDNAADKFRSITEAYEVLGNYRLRKLYDKGILHTAGRQYAQHHSTVEKEPEEDDPQTRFYKKRMTRTHVPTASGRTPIYDFDEWSRNHYGKNFERKKAADAKFRAKVEREETIDSHVLQGYVVYAMVGLAVFYGLILLNESSHDRPKALEKKQDDIK, via the coding sequence ATGAGTATTTGGAAATCTTCAAACGTAATAAATAGCCTCCTAAACCAAAGCAAGTTGAATGTGGAAAGCAAAGGCCAAAGTGCAGTGTATTTGTTGGTGCATCGATGCATAAGTTTGTGCAACATCCTGCAGCGGTCCCATTACGATTCGCTCGGATTGACCCCCCGCGCAACGCAGAATGACATCAAGCAGGCTTATTACAAGCTGTCGAAGCTTTACCATCCGGACAAGAACGAGGGCTGTGACAACGCAGCGGATAAATTCCGATCCATCACCGAGGCGTACGAGGTCCTGGGAAATTATCGCCTTCGAAAGTTGTACGACAAAGGAATCCTACACACGGCAGGTCGTCAGTATGCCCAGCACCATTCAACGGTGGAAAAGGAGCCGGAAGAGGACGACCCGCAAACTCGCTTCTACAAGAAACGTATGACCCGAACACACGTTCCGACGGCCTCGGGGCGGACACCGATCTACGATTTCGACGAGTGGTCCCGGAACCATTACGGGAAGAACTTCGAGCGGAAGAAGGCGGCCGATGCCAAGTTTCGCGCCAAGGTTGAACGGGAGGAAACGATTGATTCGCACGTGCTCCAAGGGTATGTTGTGTACGCGATGGTGGGACTTGCGGTATTTTATGGCTTGATACTTTTGAACGAAAGTTCACACGATAGGCCCAAGGCGTTAGAAAAGAAACAGGATGATATAAAGTAG